The Ensifer adhaerens genome contains a region encoding:
- a CDS encoding ABC transporter substrate-binding protein, with protein sequence MRFFNRVAVAATGFCVLFSTAAFADVVTLKDVTGRDVEVNVPVEHVILGEGRQIYFLGALDRDDPFRRVVGWRDDLSKADPESYAAYLEKYPDIAKLPTFGGMKDGTFDIEQAVALKPDVVLMNVDAKTATEEAGYIEKLAKVGIPLVYVDFREKPMENTEPSMRVMGKLLGKEEKAEEFIKFRAESIAKVTDALAKANPKKPLVFVERAGGYSDDCCMSFGNENFGKMVEFAGGVNMAKDIIPGTFGTVNPEQIIAANPQQIIITGGNWQGYVPGGAWVGVGYGADQKEAARKLENLTKRPAFTGVQAVKDGQVHAIWHQFYNNPYQFVAIQQIAKWLHPDLFADLDPEATFKELHERFLPLPYKSGYFVSLTTSK encoded by the coding sequence ATGCGGTTTTTCAACAGGGTGGCTGTGGCCGCCACGGGTTTTTGCGTGCTTTTTTCAACGGCCGCCTTCGCTGATGTCGTGACGTTGAAAGACGTGACCGGCCGCGATGTCGAGGTCAATGTACCGGTCGAACATGTCATCCTCGGCGAAGGCCGCCAGATCTATTTCCTCGGTGCGCTTGACCGTGACGATCCATTCAGGCGCGTCGTCGGCTGGCGTGACGACCTTTCCAAGGCTGATCCCGAAAGCTACGCCGCCTATCTTGAGAAATACCCTGATATCGCCAAGCTGCCGACCTTCGGCGGGATGAAGGACGGCACCTTCGACATCGAGCAGGCGGTGGCGCTGAAGCCCGATGTCGTGCTGATGAACGTCGATGCAAAGACCGCGACGGAAGAGGCCGGTTATATCGAAAAGCTCGCCAAGGTCGGCATTCCGCTCGTCTATGTCGACTTCCGCGAAAAGCCGATGGAAAACACCGAGCCGAGCATGCGCGTGATGGGCAAGCTGCTCGGCAAGGAAGAGAAGGCCGAGGAGTTCATCAAGTTCCGTGCCGAAAGCATCGCCAAGGTGACCGACGCTTTGGCAAAGGCCAACCCGAAGAAGCCGCTGGTCTTCGTCGAGCGCGCCGGCGGGTACTCCGACGATTGCTGCATGTCCTTCGGCAACGAGAATTTCGGCAAGATGGTCGAATTCGCCGGCGGGGTGAACATGGCGAAGGACATCATTCCCGGCACCTTCGGCACGGTCAATCCGGAGCAGATCATCGCCGCAAACCCGCAGCAGATCATCATCACCGGCGGCAACTGGCAGGGTTACGTGCCGGGCGGCGCCTGGGTCGGCGTCGGTTATGGCGCCGATCAAAAGGAAGCGGCCCGCAAGCTTGAAAACCTGACCAAGCGCCCGGCCTTCACCGGCGTGCAGGCGGTCAAGGACGGCCAGGTCCATGCCATCTGGCACCAGTTCTACAACAACCCCTATCAGTTCGTCGCGATCCAGCAGATCGCCAAGTGGCTGCATCCGGATCTTTTCGCCGACCTCGATCCGGAAGCGACGTTCAAGGAGCTGCATGAGCGCTTCCTGCCGCTTCCCTACAAGAGCGGATACTTCGTCTCATTGACGACCAGCAAGTAA
- a CDS encoding ABC transporter ATP-binding protein has product MVSLSLDNVGANYGRRTVLSDVNTGVLRGGGLTAVIGPNAAGKSTLFKRIANLTSGPGTVHLSDTVKGPEGICYMPQDTGANAVLTVYESVLLSAKQGSGWKVKDAELSEIDRVLGELRIADLAFRGLGELSGGQRQLVSIAQALVRKPEVLLMDEPTSALDLFRQIEVLDFMKRLSAQSGMAVLIALHDLNHALRYCDDTIVISGGSVLASGPTHEVITADMLRSVYRVEARVEACSMGRPVVIVDESL; this is encoded by the coding sequence ATGGTAAGCCTGTCGCTGGATAACGTCGGCGCGAACTATGGCCGGCGAACGGTGCTGTCGGACGTTAACACCGGTGTGCTCCGGGGCGGTGGCCTGACGGCAGTGATCGGTCCCAACGCCGCCGGCAAGTCGACGCTGTTCAAGCGCATCGCGAACCTGACGTCAGGGCCTGGTACCGTCCACCTTTCGGACACGGTCAAGGGACCCGAAGGCATCTGCTACATGCCGCAGGATACGGGCGCGAATGCCGTGCTCACCGTTTATGAATCGGTGCTCCTGTCGGCCAAGCAGGGATCGGGCTGGAAGGTGAAGGATGCCGAACTCTCGGAAATCGACCGGGTGCTCGGCGAATTGCGGATCGCCGACCTCGCCTTTCGCGGGCTCGGCGAACTCTCGGGCGGCCAGCGTCAGCTCGTCTCCATTGCCCAGGCCCTGGTGCGCAAGCCCGAAGTGCTGTTGATGGACGAGCCGACCTCGGCGCTCGATCTCTTCCGCCAGATCGAAGTGCTCGACTTCATGAAGCGCCTGTCGGCACAGTCGGGCATGGCGGTGCTGATAGCGCTGCACGATCTGAACCATGCGCTGCGCTATTGCGACGACACGATCGTCATCAGCGGCGGATCGGTGCTGGCGAGTGGTCCGACCCATGAGGTCATCACTGCGGACATGCTGCGCTCCGTCTACCGCGTCGAGGCGCGTGTGGAAGCTTGCTCGATGGGGCGCCCGGTCGTCATCGTCGACGAGTCGCTCT
- a CDS encoding ABC transporter substrate-binding protein, with product MIAAILLTALPVSAAEIIDVTGRKVEIALPAKRILLGEARQIHVAAALKGEHVFDTIVGWRDDLLKKDPDSYAAYVERFPEIEKLPRFGYIPSGDFSLEAAIALKPDVLTLNLEAEKAVEESGFFDKAAAAGIAVVYLDFRVDPAANSEKSVEILGQLFGAETKAREFIEYRNAQIALVTDRLQKAGAIARPKVFIERSPGITGDVVCCRTFGPANFGKMVEEAGGHNIGSDVIKGTFGDLNPEQLIVSDPDQVIITGSNWSAESDLNQFVSVGRGADTAAAVERLRGLMQRPGFPGLKAVKENNVHAVWHQFYGAPYEFIPIQQFAKWFHPELFADLDPDRTFREFHEKFLPVTYRPGYFASFPKGGE from the coding sequence ATGATCGCGGCGATCTTGCTTACGGCACTGCCCGTCAGCGCTGCGGAAATCATCGACGTCACCGGCCGCAAGGTCGAAATCGCGTTACCCGCCAAGCGCATCCTGCTCGGCGAGGCGCGGCAGATCCATGTCGCGGCGGCGCTGAAAGGCGAGCATGTCTTCGACACGATCGTCGGCTGGCGCGACGATCTCCTGAAGAAGGATCCGGATTCCTACGCCGCCTATGTCGAGCGTTTCCCCGAGATCGAGAAGCTGCCACGCTTCGGCTACATCCCCTCGGGCGATTTCAGCCTCGAAGCGGCCATTGCGCTGAAGCCCGACGTGCTGACCCTGAACCTCGAAGCCGAGAAGGCGGTGGAGGAATCGGGTTTCTTCGATAAGGCTGCGGCCGCTGGAATTGCCGTCGTCTACCTCGATTTCCGCGTCGATCCGGCGGCCAACAGCGAGAAGTCGGTGGAAATCCTCGGCCAGCTTTTCGGTGCCGAGACGAAGGCGCGCGAATTCATCGAATACCGCAACGCCCAGATCGCGCTGGTGACGGACCGCCTGCAGAAAGCGGGGGCAATCGCGCGCCCGAAGGTCTTCATCGAGCGTTCGCCCGGCATCACCGGCGACGTCGTCTGCTGCCGAACGTTCGGACCGGCGAATTTCGGCAAGATGGTGGAAGAGGCCGGCGGCCACAATATCGGCTCGGATGTGATCAAGGGCACCTTCGGCGACCTCAATCCCGAGCAATTGATCGTCAGCGATCCTGACCAGGTCATCATCACCGGCAGCAACTGGTCGGCCGAATCCGATCTCAACCAGTTCGTCAGCGTCGGTCGCGGTGCCGATACGGCGGCGGCCGTGGAGCGTTTGCGTGGCCTGATGCAGCGCCCGGGCTTCCCCGGCCTAAAGGCGGTGAAGGAAAATAACGTGCACGCCGTCTGGCATCAGTTCTACGGCGCGCCCTACGAGTTCATTCCGATCCAGCAGTTTGCCAAGTGGTTCCATCCGGAACTTTTTGCCGACCTCGACCCGGACCGGACGTTCCGAGAATTTCACGAGAAGTTCCTGCCGGTGACCTATCGCCCCGGCTACTTCGCCTCGTTTCCGAAGGGTGGTGAGTGA
- a CDS encoding FecCD family ABC transporter permease, with product MVAMTDQVSGIEGRGRYRALVLRRLVLIFCLLAALFASVAVDMALGPANYPLADVLAALFGPETVSDQLRVVIWDIRMPIALMAVTVGASLSVAGAQMQTILANPLASPFTLGISAAAGFGAALGLVAGVAVFPVAVQYMVPINAFLMAMLAALFIHFASTMRGVTVETIVLLGIALVFTFNAALSLLEYLASEQALAAVVFWTMGSLTKATWPKVWITGAVLLFALPLFARHAWALTALRLGDDKAASFGINVRRLRLEAMMTVSLLAAIPVSFVGTIGFVGLVGPHIARMLVGEDQRFFLPASVLCGALLLSVTSVVSKMLIPGAVLPIGVITALVGVPFFFVLIFTNRRRAW from the coding sequence ATGGTTGCCATGACCGACCAGGTTTCCGGCATTGAGGGACGAGGGCGTTACCGCGCGCTCGTCCTGCGCCGTTTGGTGTTGATCTTCTGTCTGCTGGCCGCGCTCTTTGCGTCTGTCGCGGTCGACATGGCGCTTGGCCCTGCGAACTACCCGCTCGCCGATGTGCTGGCGGCGCTGTTCGGTCCGGAAACGGTGAGCGACCAGCTCCGGGTGGTGATCTGGGATATCCGCATGCCGATCGCGTTGATGGCGGTCACGGTCGGAGCCTCGCTGTCGGTCGCCGGTGCGCAGATGCAGACGATCCTCGCCAACCCGCTGGCAAGTCCGTTCACGCTCGGCATTTCCGCCGCTGCCGGCTTCGGCGCGGCCCTCGGCCTCGTTGCCGGTGTCGCGGTCTTTCCGGTCGCTGTCCAATACATGGTGCCGATCAACGCCTTCCTGATGGCGATGCTGGCGGCGCTCTTCATCCACTTCGCCTCCACCATGCGCGGCGTCACGGTCGAAACGATCGTGCTCCTCGGCATCGCACTCGTCTTTACCTTCAATGCCGCGCTGTCGCTGCTCGAATACCTTGCCTCCGAACAGGCGCTGGCCGCGGTCGTGTTCTGGACGATGGGCAGCCTCACCAAGGCAACCTGGCCGAAGGTCTGGATCACCGGCGCCGTACTCCTCTTCGCCTTGCCGCTCTTTGCAAGGCACGCCTGGGCGTTGACCGCGCTTCGGCTCGGCGACGACAAGGCGGCGAGCTTCGGCATCAATGTTCGCCGGCTAAGGCTCGAAGCGATGATGACGGTCAGCCTGCTTGCGGCAATTCCGGTCTCCTTTGTCGGCACGATCGGATTCGTCGGCCTCGTCGGTCCTCACATCGCCCGCATGCTGGTCGGCGAGGATCAGCGCTTCTTCCTGCCGGCCTCGGTGCTCTGCGGCGCGCTCTTGCTTTCCGTCACCTCCGTCGTCAGCAAGATGCTGATCCCGGGCGCTGTGCTGCCGATCGGCGTCATCACCGCGCTTGTCGGCGTGCCCTTCTTCTTCGTGCTGATTTTCACCAACAGGAGGCGCGCATGGTAA